The following proteins come from a genomic window of Nostoc sp. ATCC 53789:
- a CDS encoding transposase family protein — protein sequence MTSPLARIESYPHEAKRLIGISYDHFLALVGLAEQRHIEKQAEIEKKKIRIIAPGGGRKPEMSAKEGICLCLVYLRQKPIFEILGLLFNISKTKANDAFNYWVDILRDILPASQIEEVSTDSQKYQELQRMLSEYELIVDSTEQPTARPVDYQEQKRYYSGKKKMHTLKNQFIVLPGGEDIVDVRVGMLGKTSDINLFRETRHKFTDTQQFLGDKAYIGDDAITTPHKKRKNTEISELQKQENKELSSRRIAVEHMICRVKIFRVASDRFRLARHRYNQVILAVCGLVRLRINRLFSVTLST from the coding sequence ATGACAAGTCCTTTGGCAAGAATTGAATCGTATCCTCATGAAGCTAAACGCCTAATTGGAATTAGTTATGACCATTTTTTAGCATTGGTCGGCCTGGCAGAGCAAAGGCATATAGAAAAACAGGCAGAAATTGAAAAAAAGAAAATTCGGATTATCGCTCCTGGAGGCGGGCGTAAACCAGAAATGTCAGCCAAAGAAGGAATATGCTTATGTCTAGTTTACCTGAGACAAAAACCAATTTTTGAGATTTTAGGGTTGCTGTTTAACATTTCCAAAACTAAAGCCAATGATGCCTTCAATTATTGGGTAGATATTTTGCGAGATATTTTACCAGCATCTCAAATAGAAGAAGTATCAACAGATAGTCAAAAATATCAAGAATTACAGCGAATGCTGTCTGAATACGAATTAATTGTCGATAGCACTGAACAACCTACAGCAAGACCTGTAGACTATCAAGAGCAAAAACGATACTACTCTGGCAAGAAAAAAATGCACACTCTGAAAAATCAATTTATTGTTCTACCTGGAGGGGAAGATATTGTCGATGTCCGTGTCGGAATGTTAGGGAAAACAAGCGATATTAATTTATTTCGAGAAACCCGCCATAAATTTACTGACACGCAACAGTTTCTCGGCGATAAAGCTTATATAGGAGATGATGCCATTACCACCCCTCATAAGAAACGAAAAAATACAGAAATCTCGGAATTACAAAAACAAGAGAATAAAGAACTTTCGTCACGCCGAATCGCTGTTGAACACATGATATGTCGGGTAAAAATATTTCGAGTAGCCAGTGATAGATTCCGTCTAGCTCGACATCGATATAATCAGGTAATTCTGGCTGTTTGTGGGCTGGTAAGATTAAGAATTAATCGGTTATTTTCTGTTACTCTTAGTACTTAA
- a CDS encoding Uma2 family endonuclease: protein MVTTAKFAETRDVLQNISWQTFKAMLADMGSERNKRLAYDNGIVEIMTPLMPHENSNRLIEGFVLVLCEEFGLEVKSAGSLTMTRDDLEQGGEPDSSYYIQNELLVRNKENIDLNTDPPPDIVLEVEYSRSKIDKLSLYASMEVPEFWRYNGNVLRIYTLKNGQYSQSDRSPTFAPVRLTEIPRFIQESKKVGQIAATRAFRTWVRQQISTAGQ, encoded by the coding sequence ATGGTAACAACAGCAAAATTCGCAGAAACTAGGGATGTGCTGCAAAACATAAGCTGGCAGACATTTAAAGCTATGCTGGCAGATATGGGATCTGAGCGAAATAAAAGGCTAGCTTATGACAACGGAATAGTAGAAATCATGACTCCGCTAATGCCGCACGAGAATTCAAACCGTCTCATTGAAGGTTTTGTTCTTGTGCTGTGTGAAGAATTTGGTTTAGAAGTTAAAAGCGCTGGCTCGTTGACTATGACGCGGGATGATTTGGAGCAAGGAGGCGAGCCGGACAGTAGTTACTACATCCAAAATGAATTGTTAGTCCGCAACAAAGAAAATATTGACCTGAATACAGACCCACCACCAGACATAGTACTGGAAGTAGAATATTCCAGATCCAAGATAGACAAGTTAAGCCTTTATGCTTCAATGGAAGTCCCAGAATTCTGGCGGTATAACGGAAATGTCTTGAGGATCTACACCCTTAAAAATGGACAATACTCGCAAAGCGATCGCAGTCCAACTTTTGCACCTGTGCGATTAACAGAGATTCCCCGATTTATCCAAGAAAGCAAGAAAGTTGGACAAATAGCAGCAACTCGTGCTTTCCGTACCTGGGTTAGACAACAGATATCTACAGCAGGGCAATAA
- a CDS encoding DUF1349 domain-containing protein produces MEWYNEPPVWEVKDEAITIASGAKTDFWRETHYGFIRDNGHFFYQKIQGDFIAEVKISGQYQDLYDQAGLMIRLDELNWLKCGIEFVDGVQQISAVVTRNYSDWSVIPMPQNPSLIWLRVTRRDTAIEVEYSLNGTEYTMLRLAYLTQTETVSVGVMCASPEGNGFQMRFEKFQIRSL; encoded by the coding sequence ATGGAATGGTACAATGAACCGCCTGTTTGGGAAGTAAAAGACGAAGCGATCACTATCGCTTCCGGCGCAAAAACAGATTTCTGGCGGGAAACTCACTACGGTTTCATTAGAGATAATGGTCACTTTTTTTATCAAAAAATTCAAGGTGACTTTATTGCTGAAGTGAAAATCAGCGGACAATATCAGGATTTATACGATCAAGCTGGGTTGATGATACGTTTAGATGAGTTGAATTGGTTGAAATGTGGTATTGAATTTGTCGATGGCGTGCAACAAATTAGCGCAGTTGTGACACGCAATTACTCAGATTGGTCTGTTATTCCAATGCCACAAAATCCATCTTTAATTTGGCTGCGTGTAACTCGACGCGACACAGCAATAGAAGTGGAATACTCTTTGAATGGAACTGAATATACAATGCTGCGGCTCGCTTATTTGACTCAAACGGAAACAGTAAGTGTAGGTGTGATGTGTGCCTCACCAGAAGGGAATGGTTTCCAGATGAGGTTTGAAAAATTCCAAATTCGCAGTTTGTGA
- a CDS encoding urease accessory protein UreD, with protein MTCNSQIAEGWHGKLNLVYADRQDATQLIYNHQQAPLKVQRPFYPEGEKVCHSVILHTAGGMVGGDRLSSNIHLQPQAQALITTAAASKIYRSNGLQARQTIQMQVDAGACLEWLPQETILFNDAIYRQDLRVELATGASWLGWEITRFGRSARGEKFYLGEWRSHTEIWQQGVPLWIDRQWLRGSEDIFHSPHGLAGKPIVGSLVWVGGEVSGEIVEKTRSLWNGEGEAGVSRLQHGLLCRYRGYSTSEVRNWFIDVWQMLRVSFLNRGNCIPRVWQV; from the coding sequence ATGACCTGTAACTCACAAATAGCAGAAGGTTGGCATGGGAAACTTAATTTAGTCTATGCCGATCGCCAGGATGCAACCCAGTTAATTTACAATCACCAACAAGCGCCCCTGAAGGTACAACGCCCATTTTATCCAGAAGGGGAAAAAGTTTGTCATAGCGTAATTTTACATACAGCTGGGGGAATGGTGGGAGGTGATCGCTTATCCTCTAACATCCACCTCCAACCACAAGCCCAAGCCTTAATTACTACAGCTGCTGCAAGCAAGATATATCGCAGTAATGGGCTACAAGCTAGACAAACCATCCAAATGCAAGTTGACGCTGGTGCTTGTTTAGAATGGTTGCCACAGGAGACAATTTTATTTAACGACGCGATTTATCGGCAAGATTTACGGGTAGAATTAGCAACCGGGGCCAGTTGGTTAGGCTGGGAAATTACCCGGTTTGGTCGCAGTGCTAGAGGAGAAAAATTTTACCTTGGAGAATGGCGATCGCACACAGAAATTTGGCAGCAAGGCGTTCCTTTATGGATTGATCGGCAATGGTTACGGGGTAGCGAAGACATTTTCCACAGTCCCCACGGCTTGGCTGGAAAACCAATAGTAGGTAGTCTAGTTTGGGTTGGTGGTGAAGTTTCAGGAGAAATTGTCGAAAAAACACGAAGTTTATGGAATGGGGAAGGAGAAGCGGGTGTTAGCCGATTACAACATGGATTATTGTGCCGATATCGCGGTTATTCTACTTCTGAGGTGAGAAACTGGTTTATTGATGTTTGGCAGATGCTGCGAGTTTCTTTTTTGAATCGTGGTAATTGCATACCAAGAGTGTGGCAAGTTTAA
- the ureC gene encoding urease subunit alpha gives MSYRMDRRAYAETYGPTVGDRIRLADTELFIEVEQDFTTYGDEVKFGGGKVIRDGMGQSPISNADGAVDLVITNALILDWWGIVKADIGIKDGKIFKIGKAGNPYIQDNVDIIIGPGTEALAGEGMILTAGGIDAHIHFICPQQIEVAIASGITTMIGGGTGPATGTNATTCTPGPWNIYRMLQAADAFPVNLGFLGKGNASQPQGLVEQVNAGAMGLKLHEDWGTTPAAIDTCLSIADEYDVQVAIHTDTLNEAGFVEDTIAAFKNRVIHTYHTEGAGGGHAPDIIKVCGQANVLPSSTNPTRPYTLNTLDEHLDMLMVCHHLDPAIAEDVAFAESRIRRETIAAEDILHDLGAFSMISSDSQAMGRVGEVIIRTWQTSHKMKVQRGILNPQGDEQKADNFRAKRYVSKYTINPAIAHGIAQYVGSVEEGKLADLCLWHPAFFGVKPEIVIKGGMIAWSQMGDANASIPTPQPVYMRPMFGSFAGARHATSLTFVSQAALENEIPSQLGLQKAAVAVSGTRQLSKRDMKLNDALPHIEVDPETYQVRADGELLICEPATVLPMAQRYFLF, from the coding sequence ATGAGTTACAGAATGGATCGCCGCGCTTACGCCGAAACCTACGGCCCAACAGTAGGCGATCGCATCCGACTTGCAGATACAGAATTATTTATTGAAGTTGAACAAGATTTCACCACCTACGGCGACGAAGTTAAATTCGGCGGCGGTAAAGTCATCAGAGATGGAATGGGACAATCCCCCATTTCTAACGCCGATGGTGCTGTAGATTTAGTAATTACCAATGCCTTAATTCTCGATTGGTGGGGTATTGTCAAAGCAGATATCGGCATTAAAGATGGCAAGATTTTCAAAATTGGTAAAGCCGGAAATCCTTATATTCAAGACAATGTAGATATTATTATTGGCCCCGGAACTGAAGCCTTAGCCGGTGAAGGAATGATTCTCACTGCTGGCGGTATTGATGCCCATATTCATTTTATTTGCCCCCAACAGATTGAAGTTGCGATCGCTTCCGGTATTACCACTATGATCGGTGGTGGTACTGGCCCCGCCACAGGTACAAACGCCACTACCTGCACTCCCGGCCCTTGGAATATTTACCGAATGTTGCAAGCTGCTGATGCTTTTCCCGTCAACTTAGGATTTTTGGGTAAAGGTAACGCCAGTCAACCCCAAGGACTTGTAGAACAAGTAAATGCCGGTGCAATGGGGTTAAAGCTTCATGAAGACTGGGGAACCACACCCGCAGCAATTGATACCTGCCTCAGTATTGCCGATGAATATGATGTGCAAGTAGCGATTCATACTGATACTCTGAATGAAGCCGGATTTGTCGAAGATACGATCGCAGCTTTTAAGAATCGTGTCATCCACACTTACCACACTGAAGGCGCAGGTGGCGGACACGCGCCAGATATCATCAAAGTTTGCGGTCAAGCCAACGTTCTGCCATCTTCCACTAATCCCACACGTCCTTACACCCTCAACACCTTAGACGAACATCTGGATATGTTGATGGTATGTCATCATCTTGATCCTGCGATCGCTGAAGATGTTGCTTTTGCTGAGTCTCGCATCCGCCGAGAAACCATTGCCGCCGAAGATATTTTGCACGACTTAGGCGCATTTAGTATGATTTCCTCCGACTCTCAGGCAATGGGAAGGGTAGGCGAAGTGATAATTCGCACCTGGCAGACATCTCACAAAATGAAGGTGCAGAGGGGAATTCTTAACCCACAGGGAGATGAGCAAAAAGCAGATAATTTTCGGGCAAAAAGATATGTTTCTAAGTATACAATCAACCCTGCGATCGCTCATGGAATTGCTCAATATGTAGGTTCAGTGGAAGAGGGAAAATTAGCAGATTTATGTTTGTGGCATCCCGCGTTTTTTGGCGTGAAACCAGAGATAGTGATTAAAGGCGGAATGATTGCATGGTCGCAAATGGGCGATGCTAATGCCAGTATTCCCACACCGCAACCAGTTTATATGCGCCCAATGTTTGGTAGTTTTGCCGGGGCGCGTCATGCCACATCATTAACTTTTGTTTCACAAGCAGCTTTAGAGAACGAAATTCCTAGCCAGCTAGGTTTACAAAAGGCAGCAGTAGCAGTTTCTGGAACACGCCAATTGAGCAAGCGTGATATGAAGCTGAATGATGCACTACCACACATTGAAGTAGATCCAGAAACATATCAAGTTAGGGCAGATGGTGAGTTGCTGATTTGTGAACCTGCGACAGTTTTGCCAATGGCACAGAGGTACTTTTTGTTTTAG
- a CDS encoding urease subunit beta: protein MIPGEIITPAGEIELNVGRPTIKLQVSNTGDRPIQVGSHYHFYEVNAALNFDREQARGMRLDIPAGTAVRFEPGDEKEIILVSLVGTRQVYGFNAKINGSL from the coding sequence ATGATTCCTGGGGAAATTATCACACCAGCAGGTGAAATTGAACTAAATGTTGGTCGTCCAACTATAAAATTACAAGTGTCAAATACAGGCGATCGCCCCATACAAGTAGGTTCCCATTATCACTTTTATGAAGTTAACGCCGCCTTAAACTTTGACAGAGAACAAGCGCGAGGAATGCGCCTTGATATCCCCGCCGGAACCGCAGTCCGCTTTGAACCAGGCGATGAAAAAGAAATAATTCTAGTCTCCTTAGTTGGTACTCGCCAAGTCTACGGTTTCAACGCCAAAATTAACGGTTCTCTGTAG
- the sir gene encoding sulfite reductase, ferredoxin dependent, producing the protein MVKSAPSPIASRKPSKVEGIKENSNFLREPVATEILQDTTHFTENAVQLLKFHGSYQQDNRDNRTKGQEKDYQFMLRTKNPGGLVPPQLYLALDKIADEYGNHTLRATTRQGFQLHGILKKNLKSAIATIVKNLGSTLGACGDINRNVMAPPAPFKNRPEYQYAWEYAQNIADLLSAQTGAYYEIWLDGEKAISAEEDPEVKAARQSNGNGTIIHDNEEPIYGTHYMPRKFKICVTVPGDNSVDLYSQDLTLVVITNNKKQLEGFNIFAGGGLGRTHGKEETFARLADPIGYVAKDDVYDIVKAIVATQRDYGDRTDRRHARLKYLINDWGLDKFRAQVEEYFGKSIEAFKPLPEFKFHDFLGWNEQGDGKLFLGISIENGRVKDEGSFQLKTALREIVEQFNLPIRLTSNQNVIFYDIEPDSKEAIQDILSRHGVGDEPSKIEPLVRYAMACPALPTCGLAITESERAIPGILEQIRALLDKLGLQKEHFVVRMTGCPNGCARPYLAELAFVGSAPESYQLWLGGSPNQTRLAQPYTEKLHHNDLESFLEPIFVYFKKSRKSKESFGDFCDRVGFDAIREFAASYDPQTANGANKSRHRVNLKEEVYGKLKEVAESQGKPMTQLVTEALEVYFQNLS; encoded by the coding sequence ATGGTTAAATCTGCTCCTTCCCCAATCGCTAGCCGTAAGCCTTCCAAAGTAGAAGGAATCAAGGAAAATAGTAATTTTTTGCGTGAACCTGTCGCAACTGAAATTCTTCAAGATACTACCCATTTTACTGAAAATGCGGTGCAGCTTTTGAAGTTTCACGGTTCTTATCAGCAGGATAACCGCGACAACCGCACTAAGGGACAGGAAAAAGATTACCAGTTTATGCTGCGGACAAAAAATCCTGGTGGTTTAGTACCGCCGCAGCTGTATCTGGCTTTAGATAAAATAGCCGATGAGTATGGCAACCACACGTTACGAGCAACTACCCGTCAAGGTTTCCAACTGCACGGTATTTTAAAGAAGAATCTGAAATCAGCGATCGCCACCATTGTCAAGAATCTGGGTTCAACTTTGGGAGCTTGCGGTGACATCAACCGCAACGTCATGGCACCACCAGCCCCCTTTAAAAATCGCCCAGAGTATCAGTATGCTTGGGAATATGCCCAGAATATTGCTGATTTGTTGTCAGCACAGACGGGTGCTTATTATGAAATTTGGCTAGATGGTGAAAAGGCAATTAGTGCTGAAGAAGACCCAGAGGTGAAAGCAGCGCGACAAAGCAACGGGAATGGCACAATTATCCATGACAACGAAGAACCGATTTATGGCACGCATTATATGCCCCGCAAGTTCAAAATTTGCGTGACGGTGCCAGGGGATAATTCGGTAGATTTGTATTCCCAAGACCTGACTTTGGTAGTAATTACCAATAATAAGAAGCAATTAGAAGGATTTAATATTTTTGCTGGTGGTGGCTTAGGCAGAACACACGGTAAAGAAGAAACTTTCGCTAGGTTAGCAGACCCCATCGGTTATGTGGCGAAAGATGATGTCTACGACATTGTAAAAGCGATTGTTGCTACTCAGAGAGATTATGGCGATCGCACCGACCGTCGTCACGCCAGATTAAAATATCTAATCAACGATTGGGGTTTAGATAAATTCCGTGCCCAAGTTGAAGAATATTTCGGTAAATCAATCGAAGCCTTCAAACCACTACCAGAGTTTAAATTCCACGACTTCCTCGGCTGGAATGAACAAGGTGATGGCAAGCTATTCTTGGGAATTTCCATTGAAAATGGTCGAGTCAAGGATGAAGGTTCGTTTCAACTGAAAACCGCCTTGCGGGAAATTGTCGAACAGTTCAACTTACCCATCCGCCTGACATCGAACCAAAACGTGATTTTTTACGATATCGAACCAGATAGCAAGGAAGCTATTCAAGACATTCTCAGCCGTCACGGTGTTGGAGATGAACCCAGTAAAATCGAACCTTTAGTGCGGTATGCAATGGCTTGTCCGGCTTTACCCACTTGTGGTTTGGCAATCACGGAATCAGAACGGGCAATACCGGGGATTTTGGAGCAGATTCGCGCTCTATTGGATAAATTAGGTTTACAAAAAGAACATTTTGTGGTAAGAATGACAGGATGCCCTAACGGTTGCGCTCGTCCCTACTTGGCAGAATTGGCCTTTGTTGGTAGCGCTCCAGAATCTTACCAGTTATGGTTAGGGGGTTCGCCAAATCAGACTCGATTGGCGCAACCTTACACAGAAAAGCTGCATCATAATGATTTAGAAAGTTTCTTAGAGCCGATTTTTGTTTACTTTAAGAAATCTCGGAAATCAAAGGAAAGCTTTGGTGATTTTTGCGATCGCGTTGGTTTTGATGCCATCCGCGAATTTGCTGCTAGCTACGATCCCCAAACAGCCAATGGTGCAAACAAATCGCGCCATCGGGTAAATTTAAAAGAAGAAGTTTATGGCAAGTTAAAGGAAGTAGCAGAAAGCCAAGGTAAGCCGATGACTCAGTTAGTGACTGAAGCGCTAGAGGTTTACTTCCAGAATCTTTCGTAA
- a CDS encoding 16S rRNA (uracil(1498)-N(3))-methyltransferase → MSQLQRIAIAPSQFQQGQILLTKEQQHYLGRVLRLREGDRFIAMDGKGKWWLAQLAGEQAQVLEALLVETELPVSITLMVALPKGNGFDEVVRCCTELGVTCIAPVLSDRTLLDPSPQKLERWRRIAAEAAEQSERSFVPTILEPVAFNTGLSLVIGHLSFANSQQYICEARGEFPHLKHCLQHKGQMTNDKGQETIVIATGPEGGWTTQEIENAIASGFQPVSLGRRILRAVTAPVVALSLITASCEV, encoded by the coding sequence ATGTCTCAACTGCAAAGAATTGCGATCGCACCCTCCCAATTTCAACAAGGGCAAATTTTACTCACCAAAGAACAACAACATTATTTGGGGCGTGTATTGCGCTTGCGTGAAGGCGATCGCTTTATTGCAATGGATGGTAAAGGGAAATGGTGGTTAGCGCAGCTAGCAGGGGAGCAAGCACAGGTTTTAGAAGCGCTTTTGGTGGAAACTGAATTACCTGTATCAATTACCTTGATGGTGGCGTTACCCAAAGGCAATGGATTTGATGAAGTGGTGCGGTGTTGTACAGAGTTGGGAGTAACTTGTATTGCACCAGTATTGAGCGATCGCACTTTGCTTGATCCTAGTCCTCAAAAGCTCGAACGCTGGCGGCGCATCGCAGCCGAAGCCGCCGAACAATCAGAGCGCTCTTTTGTGCCAACAATTTTAGAGCCTGTTGCTTTTAATACGGGTTTGTCATTAGTCATTGGTCATTTGTCATTTGCCAACAGTCAGCAATATATCTGTGAAGCGCGTGGTGAGTTTCCCCATTTAAAACATTGCTTACAGCACAAAGGACAAATGACAAATGACAAAGGACAAGAAACAATTGTCATTGCTACTGGCCCAGAGGGAGGATGGACAACACAAGAAATTGAGAATGCGATCGCATCTGGATTTCAACCTGTTTCCCTTGGTCGCCGCATTCTGAGAGCAGTTACAGCCCCAGTAGTAGCATTATCCTTAATTACCGCAAGTTGTGAAGTATAA
- the ureA gene encoding urease subunit gamma: MQLTPQEKDKLLIFTAALLAERRKGRGLKLNYPEAIAYISAAILEGARDGQTVAELMSYGTTLLTRDDVMEGISEMVHDVQVEATFPDGTKLVTVHNPIR, translated from the coding sequence ATGCAACTTACGCCGCAGGAAAAAGATAAGCTATTAATTTTTACTGCTGCTTTATTAGCAGAAAGACGGAAAGGAAGGGGTTTAAAACTGAATTATCCTGAAGCGATCGCTTATATTTCTGCTGCCATTTTAGAAGGAGCGAGAGATGGGCAAACTGTGGCTGAATTGATGAGTTATGGTACAACACTATTAACGCGGGATGATGTCATGGAAGGGATATCAGAAATGGTACATGATGTGCAAGTTGAAGCTACTTTTCCTGATGGCACAAAGTTAGTGACAGTACATAATCCAATTCGTTAA
- a CDS encoding tetratricopeptide repeat protein, with translation MIEQVAIAFDHKDYQTAAKLLKQLLIESPDNPWVQFYLGRLHEVSTKYQDAEKVYRQLLQDTTNTKIVSLARQGLQRLQEIEIEQRQRAISQAKSEPNNTELGVLVLEPLSNEMKTDASRKFAQIMQLDPYTARLLMPSRGWRLYRTGQVGELKFYGKQLQQAGIPCFWASLAQIQQIQVYQVKHFQESTPQATVVCCNDTNQLGSLTFDWSEVTARVVGLLPIFEQVVDVDARRKLEWKTQTQDYAQFCDLHLPGRRCILRFYDNGYEFQQGLKIIPQASQNTIRINWNSLSSWIDQQLPQVKIWSDFTSFADTTLDQTEMLGHIKSHIHLFRREQTNWDSAFHLYSGLVFLK, from the coding sequence ATGATTGAGCAAGTTGCGATCGCCTTTGACCATAAAGACTATCAAACAGCTGCCAAATTACTCAAACAGCTGCTAATAGAATCACCAGACAATCCTTGGGTGCAATTTTATCTTGGTCGGTTGCATGAAGTATCCACAAAGTATCAGGATGCGGAAAAAGTTTATCGGCAACTGCTGCAAGATACGACAAATACCAAAATAGTGTCGCTAGCACGTCAAGGTTTGCAACGACTGCAAGAAATCGAGATTGAACAAAGACAAAGAGCCATTTCCCAAGCAAAATCTGAACCTAATAACACTGAACTTGGCGTACTAGTTTTAGAGCCACTCAGTAACGAGATGAAAACGGACGCATCTCGAAAATTTGCCCAGATAATGCAACTAGATCCCTATACCGCACGGCTATTAATGCCAAGTCGTGGCTGGAGGTTGTACCGTACTGGACAAGTGGGAGAACTAAAATTTTACGGCAAACAGTTACAGCAGGCTGGTATTCCTTGCTTTTGGGCATCACTAGCTCAAATTCAGCAAATTCAAGTTTATCAAGTCAAACATTTTCAAGAATCTACCCCACAAGCTACTGTTGTTTGCTGTAATGACACAAATCAACTCGGTTCTCTCACCTTTGACTGGTCAGAAGTCACAGCCAGAGTAGTGGGACTATTGCCCATTTTTGAACAAGTTGTAGATGTTGATGCCCGCCGTAAACTGGAATGGAAAACTCAAACACAAGACTATGCTCAGTTTTGTGATTTACACTTACCTGGTAGACGTTGCATTCTCCGATTCTATGATAACGGCTATGAATTCCAGCAAGGTTTAAAAATCATTCCCCAAGCTAGCCAAAATACAATCAGAATTAATTGGAATAGTTTATCAAGTTGGATTGATCAGCAACTACCTCAAGTTAAAATTTGGTCAGATTTCACATCATTTGCAGATACAACATTAGACCAAACAGAAATGTTAGGTCATATCAAGTCACATATTCATTTGTTTCGCAGGGAACAGACTAATTGGGATTCAGCTTTTCATTTATATAGTGGACTGGTGTTTCTTAAATAA
- a CDS encoding DUF4351 domain-containing protein: MEVLKTELTLEPIRADSVTFLQAANQILHIEFQTLAKSNPALNFRMLDYSVRLKRQYRCPVVQVLIFLQETTNEMAFTEEYRDNMTIHQYQIVRLWEQDSTLFLVNPALLPLASLTRTDSPQSLLAQVAEQVATIPDREEQQNIAGCVEILAGLRFDKDFVRQFLREDIMRESVIYQDIVQKEAFKLISRQLQKRFGDNIGGSLVEQVRNLSAEQLEDLGEALLDFSEVDNLVAWLGTSRK; the protein is encoded by the coding sequence ATTGAAGTATTAAAAACGGAACTTACGCTTGAACCAATTCGTGCAGATTCTGTGACATTTTTGCAAGCAGCTAACCAAATTTTGCACATTGAATTTCAAACTTTGGCGAAATCTAATCCGGCGCTTAATTTCCGAATGCTCGATTATTCTGTGAGGTTGAAGCGCCAATACCGTTGTCCTGTAGTGCAAGTGCTAATCTTTTTGCAGGAAACTACTAATGAAATGGCTTTTACTGAAGAATATCGGGACAACATGACGATTCACCAATATCAGATTGTTCGTCTTTGGGAGCAAGATTCAACACTATTTTTAGTTAATCCGGCGCTGTTACCTTTAGCAAGTTTAACGCGAACTGACTCGCCGCAAAGTTTGCTGGCACAAGTGGCTGAACAAGTCGCTACAATTCCAGATAGAGAGGAGCAACAAAATATTGCGGGTTGTGTAGAAATTCTGGCAGGTTTGCGGTTTGACAAGGATTTTGTTCGGCAATTTTTACGGGAGGATATTATGAGAGAGTCTGTAATTTATCAAGATATTGTTCAAAAGGAAGCGTTTAAATTGATTAGTCGTCAGCTTCAAAAGCGTTTTGGTGATAATATTGGTGGCTCATTAGTTGAGCAGGTTAGGAATTTATCTGCTGAACAGTTAGAGGATTTGGGAGAGGCATTGTTGGATTTTTCTGAAGTTGATAATTTAGTAGCTTGGTTAGGGACTTCCAGAAAATAA